One window of the Octopus sinensis linkage group LG9, ASM634580v1, whole genome shotgun sequence genome contains the following:
- the LOC115215690 gene encoding DNA-3-methyladenine glycosylase-like isoform X2 — protein MAPKKRQAEHKDSEITTCKYFAKQNKEESSSSIEKLFDPCLRLIGTFYQKECVELSRALLGKYIVRAFDDGSQVCGKIVETEAYCGIEDACSHSYNNRRTKRTEAMFMPPGTLYVYTIYGDGCAVLIRALQPISGLEKMQSLRSKKNPLKPIKEKNLCSGPSKLCQALDVTKETFNKEDLITSNRLWLSSGDTVEDSEIDISKRINITGDEIWVNKPLRFFIKYNPYVSVKNAN, from the exons ATGGCACCAAAAAAGAGACAAGCTGAGCATAAAGATTCTGAAATAACCACTTGTAAATATTTTGCCAAACAAAACAAGGAGGAAAGTTCTTCAAGCATTGAAAAACTGTTTGATCCATGCCTTAGGCTTATAGGCACTTTCTACCAAAAAGAATGTGTAGAACTTAGCAGAGCTCTTCTTGGCAAGTATATTGTACGAGCATTCGATGATGGCTCTCAGGTTTGTGGTAAAATAGTGGAAACAGAAGCATACTGTGGCATTGAAGATGCATGTTCCCATTCTTACAACAATAGAAGAACAAAACGGACTGAAGCTATGTTCATGCCTCCAGGAACTCTTTATGTGTATACCATATATG GAGATGGCTGTGCTGTTTTGATACGAGCACTTCAACCCATATCAGGGCTTGAGAAAATGCAAAGTTTGCGTTCAAAAAAGAACcctttgaaaccaataaaagagaaGAACTTATGTAGTGGGCCTTCTAAACTTTGTCAGGCTCTTGATGTCACTAAGGAAACATTCAACAAAGAAGATTTGATAACCAGCAACCGTTTATGGTTATCAAGTGGAGATACTGTGGAAGATTCTGAGATTGACATTTCCAAAAGAATTAATATAACTGGGGATGAAATATGGGTTAATAAACCACTTcgatttttcataaaatataatccATATGTATCAGTGAAAAATGCcaactga
- the LOC115215690 gene encoding DNA-3-methyladenine glycosylase-like isoform X1: MAPKKRQAEHKDSEITTCKYFAKQNKEESSSSIEKLFDPCLRLIGTFYQKECVELSRALLGKYIVRAFDDGSQVCGKIVETEAYCGIEDACSHSYNNRRTKRTEAMFMPPGTLYVYTIYGMYSCMNISSSGDGCAVLIRALQPISGLEKMQSLRSKKNPLKPIKEKNLCSGPSKLCQALDVTKETFNKEDLITSNRLWLSSGDTVEDSEIDISKRINITGDEIWVNKPLRFFIKYNPYVSVKNAN, from the exons ATGGCACCAAAAAAGAGACAAGCTGAGCATAAAGATTCTGAAATAACCACTTGTAAATATTTTGCCAAACAAAACAAGGAGGAAAGTTCTTCAAGCATTGAAAAACTGTTTGATCCATGCCTTAGGCTTATAGGCACTTTCTACCAAAAAGAATGTGTAGAACTTAGCAGAGCTCTTCTTGGCAAGTATATTGTACGAGCATTCGATGATGGCTCTCAGGTTTGTGGTAAAATAGTGGAAACAGAAGCATACTGTGGCATTGAAGATGCATGTTCCCATTCTTACAACAATAGAAGAACAAAACGGACTGAAGCTATGTTCATGCCTCCAGGAACTCTTTATGTGTATACCATATATGGTATGTACAGTTGTATGAATATCTCAAGTTCTG GAGATGGCTGTGCTGTTTTGATACGAGCACTTCAACCCATATCAGGGCTTGAGAAAATGCAAAGTTTGCGTTCAAAAAAGAACcctttgaaaccaataaaagagaaGAACTTATGTAGTGGGCCTTCTAAACTTTGTCAGGCTCTTGATGTCACTAAGGAAACATTCAACAAAGAAGATTTGATAACCAGCAACCGTTTATGGTTATCAAGTGGAGATACTGTGGAAGATTCTGAGATTGACATTTCCAAAAGAATTAATATAACTGGGGATGAAATATGGGTTAATAAACCACTTcgatttttcataaaatataatccATATGTATCAGTGAAAAATGCcaactga